One part of the Candidatus Korarchaeum sp. genome encodes these proteins:
- a CDS encoding ATP-binding protein, with protein MNVVMGPRQVGKTTGAKLLISELLKGRSSGSIFYFSCDLASDSKELRDVLNFYRRFKERNGVKSSIIFLDEVTGLEGWWRILKGYVDLGLLERDALVLLGSASFRFEGFSEAFPGRRGMGRTVEVLPLSFPEYARVREVELRISEYSRILSAFDEYLETGGFPRSINGDERFPEDLIVSIEMDSVKAGRNPRILRLIAKSIIEKAPSAISFNSIAGDLGISHNTVHDYVRLMEDMFLLGVAYLKEDGKILYRREKKIFIRDPFIAISLSQSSSGQISQEQLSLNGSFRSTS; from the coding sequence ATGAACGTAGTGATGGGACCCAGGCAAGTTGGGAAGACGACGGGAGCGAAGCTCCTCATATCTGAGCTCCTGAAGGGGAGAAGCTCAGGATCGATCTTCTACTTCAGCTGCGATCTCGCCTCCGATTCAAAGGAGCTGAGGGATGTCCTGAACTTCTACAGGAGGTTTAAGGAGAGAAATGGAGTGAAGAGCTCTATTATCTTTCTGGATGAGGTCACTGGGCTGGAGGGCTGGTGGAGGATATTGAAGGGATACGTTGATCTAGGCCTCCTGGAAAGGGATGCCTTGGTTCTTCTAGGCTCCGCTTCGTTCAGGTTCGAAGGGTTCTCTGAGGCCTTTCCCGGGAGGAGGGGGATGGGGAGAACTGTGGAGGTACTTCCTCTCAGCTTTCCGGAATATGCGAGGGTGAGAGAGGTTGAATTGAGGATCAGCGAGTACAGCAGAATTCTCTCGGCTTTTGATGAATATCTCGAGACCGGAGGATTTCCCAGGAGCATAAATGGAGATGAAAGATTTCCGGAGGATCTAATTGTCAGCATCGAGATGGACTCCGTTAAGGCGGGAAGAAATCCCAGGATTCTGAGGCTTATAGCTAAATCGATAATAGAGAAGGCTCCTAGTGCCATCAGCTTCAACTCGATCGCGGGAGATCTCGGGATATCGCACAACACTGTCCATGATTATGTAAGGCTGATGGAGGACATGTTCCTCCTTGGAGTAGCTTACTTAAAGGAAGATGGGAAGATCCTCTACAGAAGGGAGAAGAAGATCTTCATCAGGGATCCATTCATTGCGATATCTCTCTCTCAAAGCTCCTCGGGGCAGATCTCTCAAGAGCAGCTCTCCTTGAATGGGTCGTTCAGGAGCACGTCCTAA
- a CDS encoding DUF5518 domain-containing protein, giving the protein MPEQRGSLLLGVIVGFIIHLLLGGTLPVIGDLIAGLVAGYIAKGVGRGAAAGFLSGALGGIILAIILPLLLTPLSSLFPFLAPFLGYLQASVALLAIALSIKGALIGLLGGVIGGAISARR; this is encoded by the coding sequence ATGCCAGAGCAGAGAGGGAGCTTACTGCTGGGCGTCATCGTAGGATTCATAATCCACTTGCTGCTCGGAGGTACGCTCCCAGTGATCGGGGATCTAATAGCGGGCCTCGTCGCTGGATACATAGCGAAGGGCGTGGGCAGAGGAGCTGCAGCTGGCTTCCTATCGGGGGCCTTAGGGGGGATAATCCTCGCTATAATCCTGCCCCTCCTACTCACCCCCCTATCGAGCCTCTTTCCATTCTTAGCACCATTCTTAGGTTACCTTCAGGCTAGTGTCGCGTTATTAGCGATAGCCCTCTCGATCAAAGGAGCTCTGATAGGCTTACTAGGAGGTGTGATAGGAGGGGCTATCTCAGCCAGGCGCTAA
- a CDS encoding type IV toxin-antitoxin system AbiEi family antitoxin domain-containing protein — MPHYKYSQLLEELRRSSFFTYSFVERAAGSYAKLLIHRLRERGEIEELIKGVYTFKKSPYMIVKAIPSYIGLGSAAFLHGAWDQVTAITVLSPMVSSSVKGGMREIAGYKVYLRRISEKMYFGYDYIFIDEIGEFLRVSDPEKTLIDILYYRYPFRDEIIPRLVEIVDRGKLMDYADEIRRRGVRGWRSLSNYLENL, encoded by the coding sequence ATGCCTCACTATAAGTACTCACAACTCCTGGAAGAGCTCAGGAGATCCTCCTTCTTCACTTACAGTTTCGTTGAGCGGGCTGCCGGTAGCTACGCGAAGCTCCTGATCCACAGGCTGAGGGAGAGAGGGGAAATAGAGGAGCTCATTAAAGGGGTCTACACATTCAAGAAGTCCCCCTACATGATTGTGAAGGCAATCCCTTCTTATATAGGTCTAGGATCAGCTGCATTCCTCCATGGAGCCTGGGATCAAGTGACAGCTATAACAGTACTCTCCCCTATGGTCTCGAGCTCGGTAAAGGGAGGGATGAGGGAGATAGCTGGATACAAAGTGTATCTCAGGAGGATCTCTGAGAAGATGTACTTCGGGTACGATTACATATTCATAGATGAGATAGGGGAGTTCTTGAGGGTGAGCGATCCTGAGAAGACCCTGATAGACATCTTATACTACAGATATCCTTTCAGGGATGAGATAATTCCGAGGCTCGTTGAGATAGTGGATAGGGGGAAGCTGATGGATTACGCTGATGAGATCAGGAGGAGAGGGGTTAGGGGGTGGAGGTCTTTGAGCAACTATCTCGAGAACCTCTGA
- a CDS encoding aldo/keto reductase, whose protein sequence is MEFRYIGDVKVSEVGLGTWQFSDSWGVTSYDLAKSIIERALNVGVNFFDTAAVYGMGMSERFLGQALKELGERENVFIATKIPGEFLSRHDVFKATKRSMERLGSYIDLMQVHWPPCWDNIPTCEYMRALEELVHIGAIRMIGLSDFPPELIESAWSCLSTEDIVSIQVKYNLVERDAEKEIIPYAEAYDLSVLAWSPLAKGALSGKYRPENLPKFSDVREGSAVFHPENFRQVYEIVKLLEEIGAKYGKKPSQVALKWLLMASEKVIVIPGAKSPEQVEENAGASGWTMSLEDWMKLEEESGKIRITRVLW, encoded by the coding sequence ATGGAGTTCAGGTATATAGGAGATGTCAAGGTCTCGGAGGTGGGCTTGGGGACCTGGCAGTTCAGCGACTCCTGGGGAGTGACTAGCTACGATCTCGCCAAGTCCATCATAGAGAGAGCTCTGAATGTCGGAGTGAACTTCTTCGATACCGCAGCAGTATATGGGATGGGGATGAGCGAGAGGTTCCTCGGGCAGGCCCTCAAGGAGCTGGGGGAGAGGGAGAACGTCTTCATAGCTACTAAGATACCCGGGGAATTCTTATCCAGGCACGACGTATTTAAAGCTACCAAGAGGTCCATGGAGAGGCTGGGGAGCTACATAGATCTAATGCAGGTCCACTGGCCCCCCTGCTGGGATAACATACCGACGTGCGAGTACATGAGAGCTTTAGAGGAGTTAGTCCACATAGGGGCGATAAGAATGATAGGGCTCAGCGATTTCCCCCCTGAGCTCATAGAATCTGCCTGGTCCTGCCTATCAACTGAGGATATAGTCAGCATCCAGGTGAAGTACAACTTAGTTGAGAGGGATGCTGAGAAGGAGATAATCCCCTACGCAGAGGCATACGATTTGAGCGTTCTTGCATGGTCCCCTCTAGCTAAAGGAGCCCTTTCAGGGAAGTACAGGCCCGAGAACCTTCCGAAGTTCAGCGATGTCAGGGAGGGCTCCGCCGTATTCCATCCCGAGAACTTCAGGCAGGTTTATGAGATAGTGAAGTTGCTTGAGGAGATTGGAGCGAAGTACGGGAAGAAACCATCTCAAGTGGCTTTGAAATGGCTCCTCATGGCTAGTGAGAAGGTGATAGTGATACCTGGAGCTAAGAGCCCGGAGCAAGTGGAGGAGAATGCGGGGGCATCGGGTTGGACCATGAGCTTAGAGGACTGGATGAAGCTGGAGGAGGAGAGCGGTAAGATAAGGATAACTAGGGTTCTTTGGTAG
- a CDS encoding ATP-binding protein, with the protein MLFDERPKERREDLYDREREIDEIKRNVGRPLILITGIRRIGKTSVLKVALNEVDIPAVIVDARGLRRNYSRADLYRLIAHGLTSSLDKLRDLISGIRGIRVMGLEVELSWRGRDSLSLIELFDKLNERKIIIAIDEAQRLRGPQSNELKDALAHSYDYNRNITFILTGSEAGLLHDFVGVEDASSPLYGRFYFEVKLDRLSRDQSIDFLSKGFEQLNLRVSEEVLERAYEEFDGIPGWLTFFGNAYSSGISLERIKIMAVRTALEELKNMIRDNPRRYGLVLRAIAEGKRSWSDIKEYVEEREGSTISSSVLSNIIRNLEDMSVISRYEFLDPVYREAAKLLP; encoded by the coding sequence GTGCTCTTCGATGAGAGACCGAAGGAGAGGAGGGAGGACCTTTACGATAGGGAGAGGGAGATAGATGAGATAAAGAGGAACGTTGGGAGGCCCCTCATCCTCATAACTGGGATAAGGAGGATTGGAAAGACTTCAGTGCTCAAAGTGGCCCTGAATGAGGTAGATATTCCAGCAGTGATAGTAGATGCTAGAGGGCTCAGGAGGAACTACAGCAGGGCCGATCTCTACAGGCTCATAGCTCACGGGCTCACTAGCTCCCTCGATAAGCTGAGGGATCTCATCTCAGGGATAAGGGGGATAAGGGTCATGGGCCTCGAGGTTGAGCTCTCTTGGAGGGGGAGGGATTCCCTGAGCCTCATAGAGCTATTCGATAAGCTCAATGAGAGGAAGATTATCATAGCTATTGATGAAGCTCAGAGGCTCAGGGGACCTCAGTCAAATGAGTTGAAAGATGCCCTCGCTCATTCCTACGATTACAATAGGAATATAACCTTCATCCTGACTGGATCCGAGGCGGGCCTCCTTCATGATTTCGTAGGTGTTGAGGACGCCAGCTCACCCCTCTATGGGAGGTTCTACTTTGAGGTGAAGTTGGATAGGCTGAGCAGGGATCAATCGATCGATTTCCTGAGTAAGGGCTTCGAGCAGTTGAATCTGAGGGTTAGTGAGGAAGTCCTGGAGAGAGCTTACGAGGAGTTCGATGGGATACCGGGATGGCTTACTTTCTTCGGGAACGCTTACTCGAGTGGAATTAGCTTAGAGAGGATAAAGATCATGGCAGTGAGGACTGCTCTGGAGGAGCTTAAGAACATGATAAGGGATAATCCCAGGAGATATGGGCTAGTTTTAAGGGCTATAGCAGAGGGGAAGAGGAGCTGGAGCGATATTAAGGAGTACGTTGAGGAGAGGGAGGGATCCACGATTTCAAGCAGCGTCCTGAGCAATATCATCAGGAATTTGGAGGATATGAGCGTGATAAGCAGATATGAATTCCTCGATCCTGTCTATAGGGAAGCGGCGAAGCTCCTCCCTTGA
- a CDS encoding ATP-binding protein: MNPKERKEDLYDREEELRSISEALNLRERLIIVYGIRRIGKTSLIRVSLGDYPHVLLDIRKLYFSENTVTMPLLVKYILEGFREQMKASEKLYLGLRDAISRIKGLRIGEIGIEIEPNAKVSLTDVLSRVNDWCEERGERFVFAFDEAQYLRFSNIRYDGIIAWAVDNLENLSFLLSGSEIGVLRDFLRIDEPGAPLFGRYRREVYVDRFTEEESFDFLHRGFRELGVEPKVDEIEYTLKTLDGIVGWLTLYGYMRAVRKLPHEDALAKVFEEGSKLVMEELDKVISPSRKRYLAIMKAVAHGSDSWSDIKAYVTARTGPIPDSRLDELLGNLIKYGYLEKNDEYRIPDPIVKRAVISS, encoded by the coding sequence GTGAACCCGAAGGAGAGGAAGGAGGACTTGTACGATAGGGAGGAGGAGCTCAGGAGTATTTCAGAAGCGTTGAACTTGAGGGAGAGGTTGATCATAGTCTATGGGATAAGGAGGATTGGGAAGACGAGTTTAATAAGAGTCTCCCTGGGGGATTATCCTCACGTCCTTCTGGACATAAGGAAGCTTTACTTCAGTGAGAACACTGTGACGATGCCCCTCTTGGTCAAGTATATCTTAGAAGGATTCAGGGAGCAAATGAAAGCCAGTGAGAAACTTTATTTAGGCTTAAGGGATGCTATCAGTAGGATAAAGGGACTGAGAATTGGGGAGATCGGCATTGAGATAGAGCCCAATGCCAAGGTGTCCCTCACGGATGTCCTCTCCAGGGTTAACGATTGGTGCGAGGAGAGGGGTGAGAGGTTCGTCTTCGCGTTTGATGAAGCTCAGTACCTCAGGTTTTCAAACATCAGATACGATGGGATAATCGCGTGGGCAGTTGATAACTTGGAAAATCTCAGTTTCCTGCTCTCTGGAAGCGAAATTGGGGTTTTAAGGGATTTTCTGAGGATCGATGAGCCTGGAGCACCTCTATTCGGGAGGTACAGGAGGGAAGTCTATGTCGATAGGTTCACGGAGGAGGAGAGCTTCGACTTCCTCCATAGAGGCTTCAGGGAGTTGGGAGTAGAGCCGAAGGTCGATGAGATAGAGTATACTTTAAAAACGCTCGATGGTATAGTCGGATGGCTCACTTTATACGGTTACATGAGAGCCGTGAGGAAGCTCCCGCATGAAGATGCGCTGGCTAAAGTGTTCGAGGAGGGATCGAAGCTAGTGATGGAGGAACTTGATAAGGTGATCTCACCATCTAGAAAAAGATATTTGGCCATAATGAAAGCTGTCGCCCATGGCTCGGACTCTTGGAGCGATATAAAAGCCTATGTAACTGCTAGGACCGGGCCGATCCCGGACAGTAGGCTCGATGAACTCTTGGGGAATTTGATCAAGTACGGTTATCTGGAGAAGAACGATGAATACAGGATACCCGATCCCATCGTGAAGCGCGCGGTCATCAGTTCATGA
- a CDS encoding nucleotidyl transferase AbiEii/AbiGii toxin family protein, whose translation MEPRRISLIKILKGKLLKIAELQDAVILELSRRFNFVLHGGLAVWRVYGGKRFSLDIDIYHDNPRELVNIPFKSTRVLTASGVLYLRIKDDVEIELEASPMFEEVVEADYWLVDGSSIVVRTLKQEELVREKVRAFLERGKAEDLYDIYYLLDLCDPGLIREDMRVLSGKLRMPDDFSGLKELILMEPLASML comes from the coding sequence GTGGAACCCAGGAGGATCTCTCTTATCAAGATACTCAAGGGGAAGCTCTTGAAGATAGCTGAGCTCCAAGATGCGGTGATTCTAGAGCTCTCCAGGAGATTCAACTTCGTCCTCCATGGAGGTCTAGCTGTCTGGAGGGTTTACGGAGGGAAGAGGTTCTCATTGGACATAGATATCTATCATGATAATCCCAGAGAACTCGTGAACATCCCATTTAAATCCACGAGAGTGCTCACGGCATCGGGAGTCCTTTATTTGAGAATCAAGGATGATGTTGAAATAGAGCTCGAGGCATCCCCCATGTTCGAGGAGGTAGTGGAGGCAGATTACTGGCTCGTCGATGGAAGTAGCATCGTCGTCAGGACTCTCAAACAAGAGGAGCTCGTCAGGGAGAAGGTGAGGGCATTCCTGGAGAGGGGGAAAGCGGAGGACCTCTACGATATCTACTACCTCCTGGACCTATGCGATCCCGGGCTCATAAGGGAGGATATGAGAGTCCTCTCAGGGAAATTGAGGATGCCTGATGATTTCTCAGGACTTAAGGAGCTCATATTGATGGAGCCCCTAGCTTCGATGCTATAG
- a CDS encoding radical SAM protein, with product MERGYDPIALAEVTRRIVERDGSRKYYRFRGGRWYGGIATADCVGCNLRCIFCWSNTPRDNPAMGWGFYSPEEVYRNLVKIAERRGYRLLRVSGNEPTICWDHLMKILELVEEDGRFKFILETNGTLIDEEKAYDLSMFRRVHVRVSLKGACEEEFSLLTGARPEAFELQLNALKHLADHNVPAHPAVMLSFSSEESVGKLIERLNEIDPVYVRELEEEYVFLYPHVKERLRRAGIMPKVAYEPDRVPEDLV from the coding sequence GTGGAGAGGGGTTACGATCCCATAGCACTCGCTGAGGTAACGAGGAGGATCGTCGAGAGGGATGGGAGCAGGAAGTACTACAGGTTCAGAGGGGGCAGGTGGTACGGCGGAATAGCTACTGCGGATTGCGTTGGCTGCAACCTGAGGTGTATCTTCTGCTGGAGCAACACGCCTAGGGATAATCCGGCCATGGGCTGGGGGTTCTACAGCCCCGAGGAGGTATATCGCAACTTAGTAAAAATAGCTGAGAGAAGGGGCTACAGGCTGCTCAGAGTATCCGGGAACGAGCCAACGATATGCTGGGATCACTTGATGAAGATCCTCGAGCTAGTAGAGGAGGATGGACGCTTCAAGTTCATCCTGGAGACGAACGGTACCCTGATAGATGAGGAGAAGGCTTATGACCTCTCTATGTTCAGGAGGGTCCACGTGAGGGTATCCCTGAAAGGGGCGTGCGAGGAGGAGTTCAGCCTCCTCACCGGAGCTAGGCCAGAGGCCTTCGAGCTGCAGCTCAATGCATTGAAGCATCTAGCTGATCATAATGTCCCAGCCCATCCGGCTGTCATGCTCTCCTTCTCGAGTGAGGAGAGCGTAGGGAAGCTCATAGAGAGGCTGAATGAGATAGATCCAGTTTATGTGAGGGAGTTAGAGGAGGAGTACGTTTTTCTCTACCCTCACGTCAAGGAGAGGCTGAGAAGAGCTGGGATTATGCCAAAAGTGGCATATGAGCCTGATAGAGTGCCAGAGGACCTCGTATGA